One genomic segment of Ignavibacteriota bacterium includes these proteins:
- a CDS encoding cobalamin B12-binding domain-containing protein, protein MEKKIRVLIAKAGLDGHDRGAKVIAAALRDAGMEVIYLGLRQTPEMIVSAAIQEDVDAIGISILSGAHMTIFPRILDEMKKNEIEDVLLFGGGIIPDEDLQTLKKMGVGELFTPGASTIEVVSFLKKWVKENPRKIY, encoded by the coding sequence ATGGAAAAGAAAATTAGGGTTTTAATTGCAAAAGCCGGATTAGACGGTCATGATAGAGGTGCAAAAGTAATTGCCGCTGCTTTGCGCGATGCGGGAATGGAAGTTATATATTTGGGTTTGCGCCAAACTCCCGAAATGATTGTAAGCGCTGCAATTCAAGAAGATGTTGACGCAATTGGAATTAGTATTTTATCCGGGGCTCATATGACAATCTTTCCAAGAATTTTGGATGAAATGAAAAAAAATGAAATAGAGGATGTTTTACTTTTTGGCGGTGGAATTATTCCGGATGAAGATTTACAAACCTTAAAAAAAATGGGAGTGGGTGAATTATTTACACCCGGTGCTTCAACAATTGAAGTTGTTTCATTCCTCAAAAAATGGGTAAAAGAAAATCCCAGAAAAATTTATTAA
- a CDS encoding pyridoxal-phosphate dependent enzyme — MKIPKKISLANIPTPFTQIEFNGNKFFIKRDDLTGVELTGNKVRKLEYLLYDAKMKKADYVFTRGGYQSNHARATCIAAASLGMKSKLFLWGNSNQNPDGNLFLDKFVGAEIKFLSKSEYKFVDDVMLENQKELSKKKLNTYIIPSGGSSPLGIWGYINFVNELAEQTNLKKFTGILLATGSSGTAAGILVGQALLGLNFKIFGISVIDKKEIVKEDIIKLTEENIKVFDLKLKPNFNNLEILDNYSEEGYKNISQNKINLFKEFFMQTGILLDPTYTGKAFYAYNDNFINVKNNKVIFLHTGGIFGVFPKIKNYLA, encoded by the coding sequence ATGAAAATTCCAAAGAAAATTTCACTCGCAAATATTCCAACTCCGTTTACTCAAATTGAATTTAATGGAAATAAGTTTTTTATAAAACGAGACGACTTAACCGGAGTTGAACTTACCGGAAATAAAGTTAGAAAATTAGAGTATTTACTTTACGATGCAAAGATGAAAAAAGCTGATTATGTTTTTACACGAGGCGGATATCAATCAAACCACGCAAGAGCAACTTGCATTGCGGCGGCTTCTTTGGGAATGAAATCAAAACTTTTTCTTTGGGGAAATTCAAATCAAAATCCGGATGGAAATTTATTCCTTGATAAATTCGTTGGAGCGGAAATAAAATTTTTATCTAAAAGTGAATATAAATTTGTTGATGATGTAATGTTGGAAAATCAAAAGGAACTTTCTAAAAAGAAATTAAACACTTATATAATTCCCTCCGGTGGTTCTTCTCCTTTGGGCATTTGGGGATATATAAATTTTGTTAACGAACTTGCGGAACAAACAAATCTTAAAAAATTTACTGGAATTTTATTGGCAACCGGAAGCAGCGGAACAGCTGCGGGAATATTGGTTGGTCAAGCTTTGCTTGGGTTAAATTTTAAAATTTTCGGAATCAGTGTAATTGATAAAAAAGAAATTGTGAAAGAAGATATAATAAAATTAACTGAAGAAAATATTAAGGTATTTGATTTGAAATTAAAACCAAATTTTAACAATTTGGAAATTTTGGATAATTATTCCGAAGAAGGTTACAAAAATATTTCACAGAATAAAATTAATTTGTTCAAAGAATTTTTTATGCAGACGGGAATACTTCTTGATCCAACATATACCGGAAAAGCATTTTACGCATATAATGATAATTTCATAAATGTAAAAAATAATAAAGTTATATTTCTTCATACCGGCGGAATATTTGGAGTTTTTCCAAAAATTAAAAATTATTTAGCTTAA
- the kdsB gene encoding 3-deoxy-manno-octulosonate cytidylyltransferase: MIVGIIPARFASTRLQGKPLKLIGGKPMLQHTYESAKKSKLLSDVVIAVDDERVYNAAKNFGAQVEMTPKDMETGSDRIAYVAKKLFTAEIIVNIQGDEPFIPGKMIDEAIEPLLFDKTVSVSTLAKRIITVDELNSPNVVKVVFDYNNYALYFSRSPIPYVREEISDKQKLRVADIYKHIGLYVYRKDKLLEFTTLKQTDLEKFEKLEQLRMLENQMRIKVVVTDHESISVDTEDDLELAKLHYQRIQENL; the protein is encoded by the coding sequence ATGATAGTAGGAATTATACCAGCCAGATTTGCATCAACACGACTTCAAGGAAAACCGTTAAAATTAATTGGCGGAAAGCCAATGCTGCAGCATACTTACGAAAGTGCGAAAAAATCCAAATTGCTTTCTGATGTTGTAATTGCTGTTGATGATGAAAGAGTTTATAATGCTGCAAAAAATTTTGGTGCCCAAGTGGAAATGACACCAAAAGATATGGAAACCGGCTCGGATAGAATTGCATACGTTGCAAAAAAATTATTTACCGCAGAAATTATTGTAAATATTCAAGGAGATGAACCGTTCATTCCGGGAAAAATGATTGATGAAGCTATTGAACCTTTGCTGTTTGATAAAACTGTTTCCGTTTCAACTTTGGCAAAAAGAATAATAACTGTTGATGAATTGAATTCCCCAAACGTTGTAAAAGTTGTTTTCGATTATAATAATTACGCTCTATATTTTTCTCGTTCGCCAATTCCTTATGTTCGTGAAGAAATTTCTGATAAACAAAAATTGCGTGTTGCGGATATTTACAAACACATCGGACTTTACGTTTACCGGAAAGATAAATTGTTGGAGTTTACAACTTTAAAACAAACTGATTTAGAAAAGTTTGAAAAACTTGAACAATTGCGAATGCTTGAAAATCAGATGAGAATAAAAGTTGTGGTTACCGATCACGAAAGTATTTCTGTAGATACTGAAGATGATTTGGAATTAGCAAAATTACATTATCAACGAATTCAAGAGAATTTATAA
- the gatC gene encoding Asp-tRNA(Asn)/Glu-tRNA(Gln) amidotransferase subunit GatC, with protein MSVTIQDVKKIAELARLEFTEVEIGNYTNEMNQILNYMEKLNELDTENVKPLSHPIENSNVFREDILKESTNRDDALKNAPDKTNEHFKVPKVISQNK; from the coding sequence ATGTCAGTTACAATTCAAGATGTAAAAAAAATTGCCGAGCTTGCTCGATTAGAATTTACAGAAGTAGAAATCGGAAATTATACAAATGAGATGAATCAAATTCTGAATTATATGGAAAAGTTAAACGAACTTGATACAGAAAATGTAAAACCACTTTCACATCCAATTGAAAATTCTAATGTTTTTAGAGAAGATATTTTGAAGGAAAGTACAAATAGAGACGATGCTTTAAAAAATGCTCCCGATAAAACAAATGAACATTTCAAAGTTCCAAAAGTGATTAGTCAGAATAAATAA
- a CDS encoding M48 family metallopeptidase — MDSKKYNNIKLGFGIAKSILTFILILVFLLTGLSEKLEIFGDSLFDSKYLNLIFYVIISGAAVSILFFPINLYTDFILEHKYKLSNQTFFAWIWENTKGTIVGGVIGIPLLLIFYYVLNYYQEMWWLPFAILLFFVSVILAKIVPIIILPIFYKISPIEDEDLRNRIFKLSENVNLKVENIFKFNMSKTTKKANAAFTGLGKTKKILLGDTLTNEFSNDEIETVIAHELGHYKHKHIIKNIAIGTISSFVTLYLLSVLYSNSLSWFGFTNITQIAALPILSLWGMLIGLIQTPLTNLLSRKYEHEADEYAIRSTNKKDVFIKTLDKLTEQNLGDKEPHPFVEWFFYSHPSIKKRIAFIETIKI; from the coding sequence ATGGATTCAAAAAAATACAATAATATTAAACTCGGTTTTGGAATTGCAAAATCAATTCTAACTTTCATTCTAATTTTAGTTTTTCTTCTTACCGGATTAAGTGAAAAATTAGAAATTTTTGGAGATTCACTTTTCGATTCAAAATATCTTAATTTAATTTTTTACGTAATTATTAGCGGCGCAGCAGTTTCAATTTTATTTTTTCCAATAAATTTGTACACAGATTTTATTCTTGAACATAAATACAAATTATCAAACCAAACATTTTTTGCTTGGATTTGGGAAAATACAAAAGGTACAATCGTCGGTGGAGTAATTGGAATTCCGTTATTATTAATTTTTTACTATGTTCTTAATTATTATCAAGAAATGTGGTGGCTGCCGTTTGCAATTTTATTGTTTTTTGTTTCAGTAATTTTAGCGAAAATTGTTCCAATTATTATTCTTCCAATATTTTATAAAATCTCTCCGATTGAAGATGAAGATTTGCGAAATAGAATTTTCAAACTTTCGGAAAATGTAAATTTAAAGGTTGAAAATATTTTTAAATTCAACATGAGTAAAACCACAAAAAAAGCCAATGCCGCATTTACTGGATTAGGAAAAACAAAAAAAATTCTTTTGGGGGATACTTTAACAAATGAATTTTCTAACGATGAAATTGAAACCGTAATTGCACACGAACTTGGTCATTACAAACATAAACACATTATTAAAAATATTGCAATTGGTACAATTTCAAGTTTTGTAACACTTTATTTGCTTTCAGTATTATATTCAAATTCTTTAAGCTGGTTTGGATTTACAAATATTACTCAAATTGCGGCGCTTCCAATTTTATCACTTTGGGGAATGTTGATCGGGTTAATTCAAACTCCGCTTACAAATTTATTATCAAGAAAATATGAACACGAAGCTGATGAATATGCGATTAGAAGTACAAATAAAAAAGATGTTTTTATTAAAACTTTAGATAAATTAACAGAACAAAATTTAGGTGATAAAGAACCTCATCCTTTTGTGGAATGGTTTTTTTACAGTCATCCATCAATTAAAAAAAGAATTGCTTTTATTGAAACCATAAAAATTTAA
- a CDS encoding sodium:solute symporter family protein, whose amino-acid sequence MEVHHSLGTSTDWIVMVVYFVAIMAFGSYFSKYNRTTNDFFFGGRRFAWWLIAMSIVATGVGSHSFIKYSAKGFEAGLSSTMTYMNDWFFVPFFIFGWLPIIVYTKIRSIPEYFEKRFSPSTRFLATILLLLYMIGYVGIGFLTMGKAILPLLPPEFTLFGIHIEITLMSLIVVIALIVGVYITYGGQTAVIFTDLLQGFVLIFAGMLVFFLGIDYIGGFGLFWELLPTTWKLPLANFNNPPGFNFVGIFWQDGIAGSVGFLFMNMGLVMRFMATKSVDEGRKAATFNILFMLPLSAIVVGNAGWIGKAISIVNPSVIPPDTNPDNIFVVVANVISLPGVFGFVMAALTAALMSTVDTLLNATAAIYINDVHRPAKKWLAKKVKSVKEEDKQELFAARIATALFTVLGVLAVIPFSAFPTVYEAHGYFHSTLTPPLVVAIFLGVFWKKFTNAAVIATFVVGVALMVLGMYYPQPLIEVFSHGTAYDPAHPYTYIGALYNLFVCVFVGVITTFTRNQQISLVKKIKSNPNHKGIFSGLTFISGAIFVMIIFNVASLPILMFLTILMLVFVVLSANYYSKYSEETHTDGLTVWSLAKAKEMFKGSKVNDVDGETIKVNWKLVNSSDDLMCFSQNDMKKMSANPGDLVYVTDARKILGGLKSAHSTLGKPHSEDGIVYITQEHIDQGQFVEGKILTAEKEM is encoded by the coding sequence ATGGAAGTACATCATAGTCTTGGAACATCGACCGATTGGATAGTGATGGTTGTTTACTTTGTGGCAATCATGGCTTTTGGGTCATATTTCAGTAAATATAATAGAACAACAAATGATTTCTTTTTTGGCGGAAGAAGGTTTGCTTGGTGGTTAATTGCAATGAGCATTGTTGCTACCGGAGTTGGAAGTCATAGTTTTATTAAATATTCCGCAAAAGGATTTGAAGCCGGGCTTTCTTCAACTATGACTTATATGAATGATTGGTTTTTTGTCCCGTTTTTCATTTTCGGCTGGCTTCCAATAATTGTTTACACAAAAATTAGATCTATTCCGGAATATTTTGAAAAAAGATTTTCGCCATCAACAAGATTTCTTGCAACAATTTTACTCTTACTTTATATGATTGGTTATGTTGGAATCGGATTTTTAACAATGGGAAAGGCAATTTTACCATTACTTCCACCGGAATTTACACTTTTTGGAATTCATATTGAAATTACTTTAATGAGTTTAATTGTAGTAATTGCCCTAATTGTTGGAGTTTATATAACTTACGGCGGACAAACTGCAGTTATATTTACTGATCTTTTACAAGGATTTGTACTAATTTTTGCCGGAATGTTGGTTTTCTTTTTAGGAATTGATTACATAGGCGGTTTTGGATTATTTTGGGAACTTCTTCCAACTACTTGGAAATTGCCGTTAGCAAATTTTAACAATCCTCCCGGATTTAATTTTGTTGGAATTTTCTGGCAAGACGGAATTGCTGGTTCCGTTGGATTTTTATTCATGAACATGGGTTTGGTAATGCGTTTTATGGCAACCAAAAGCGTAGATGAAGGAAGGAAAGCCGCAACTTTTAATATCCTATTTATGCTTCCGCTTTCTGCAATTGTTGTGGGAAATGCCGGTTGGATTGGAAAAGCTATTTCCATTGTAAATCCATCTGTAATTCCGCCCGATACAAATCCCGATAATATTTTTGTTGTTGTAGCAAATGTTATTTCTTTACCCGGAGTTTTTGGATTTGTTATGGCAGCGCTTACTGCAGCTTTGATGTCAACAGTCGATACATTACTAAATGCTACTGCCGCTATCTATATTAATGATGTTCACAGACCGGCAAAAAAATGGTTAGCAAAAAAAGTTAAAAGCGTTAAGGAAGAAGACAAACAAGAATTATTTGCGGCAAGAATTGCAACTGCATTGTTTACAGTTCTTGGAGTTTTAGCTGTAATTCCTTTTAGTGCATTTCCAACTGTTTATGAAGCACACGGATATTTTCATTCTACTTTAACACCACCTTTAGTTGTTGCAATATTTTTGGGTGTGTTCTGGAAAAAATTTACTAACGCAGCAGTAATTGCAACTTTTGTAGTTGGTGTTGCGCTAATGGTTTTGGGAATGTATTACCCTCAACCTTTGATAGAAGTATTTTCTCACGGAACCGCTTATGATCCGGCTCATCCTTATACTTATATTGGAGCTTTATATAATTTATTTGTTTGTGTTTTTGTTGGAGTAATTACAACTTTTACAAGAAATCAGCAAATATCTTTAGTTAAAAAAATTAAAAGTAATCCAAATCATAAAGGAATTTTTTCCGGATTAACATTTATTTCCGGAGCAATTTTTGTAATGATTATTTTTAATGTTGCATCTCTTCCAATTTTAATGTTTTTAACAATATTAATGTTAGTCTTTGTTGTTCTATCTGCAAATTATTATTCAAAATATTCTGAAGAAACACACACTGATGGATTAACAGTTTGGAGTTTAGCAAAAGCCAAAGAAATGTTTAAAGGAAGTAAAGTTAACGATGTTGATGGGGAAACCATAAAAGTCAATTGGAAATTGGTTAATTCTTCGGATGACTTGATGTGCTTCTCACAAAATGATATGAAAAAAATGTCGGCAAATCCTGGGGATTTAGTTTACGTTACTGATGCAAGAAAAATTCTTGGTGGATTAAAATCTGCACATAGTACTTTGGGTAAACCGCACAGTGAAGATGGAATTGTTTACATTACTCAAGAACATATTGATCAAGGACAGTTTGTTGAGGGCAAAATTTTAACTGCCGAAAAGGAAATGTGA
- a CDS encoding peptidylprolyl isomerase — MGMMARMRSLAPWFIITVGGLFVLFMVLSDSRVSDIIATRSNDVGSINGNAISYQEYSNLIEQYRKDQVQRTGSEIPEAQMDAFRDQVWENLVSQKLIDEKIKELGITVTDQEILDIIQGPNPPQIITQYFVDSTGQFNRQAYDQAIYDPQNKEAMVQTENIVRQQLIQQKLASYLNASIVVSDTDVKDAFIQQNMKISTEYAFVDINTIADNEISVNDSEIEKYYNENTEEFKVDAQRQLKYVLFSNAPTKDDSISVMTNLSAIVKKIEGDTTTFKSYVEIYSEKPYSKDTLALTMFGGEAGLQISKAANGSLVGPVLTNEGYVVYKLENTVPSKESLVKASHILVKHGTDENAAKAKIDGIYNQLLKGANFEVTAKQASEDGSARNGGDLGWFGKGQMVKEFENASFNGKIGEIQKPVRTQFGFHIIKVTGKSDKKYIVEKIVNEIKASATTVDKAYDKANDFAYIAEKNDFITEAELLKMEVKETPQITEESKVVPGVGSSVALVKFAFENGLNDVSSVFKVQAGYVVAMVSKIENAGKKPLEEVKEIIKSKVLREKKFEKSKSICTDIKTKIGGTKDFAKAAEVYSKVKVSGVANFAPNGNVPGVGRDLAFTQASLDSKINEITNPVKGARGYYLLKVTQRTPIDSTIFSIQKNSIRENLLAQKKNMVFAEWIESLKKEADIEDNRYQFFR; from the coding sequence ATGGGAATGATGGCAAGAATGAGAAGTCTTGCTCCATGGTTTATTATTACAGTTGGAGGACTTTTTGTATTATTTATGGTGCTTTCTGATTCAAGAGTTTCAGATATTATTGCAACAAGAAGTAATGATGTTGGTTCAATAAATGGAAATGCAATTTCTTATCAAGAATATTCAAATCTAATTGAACAATATAGAAAAGATCAAGTTCAAAGAACCGGTAGTGAAATTCCGGAAGCGCAAATGGATGCTTTCAGAGACCAAGTTTGGGAAAATTTGGTATCTCAAAAATTAATTGATGAAAAAATTAAAGAATTAGGAATTACTGTTACCGATCAAGAAATTTTGGATATAATTCAAGGACCAAATCCGCCGCAGATAATTACACAATATTTTGTTGATTCAACCGGTCAGTTTAACAGACAAGCTTATGATCAAGCAATTTATGATCCGCAAAATAAAGAAGCGATGGTTCAAACAGAAAATATTGTAAGACAGCAATTAATTCAGCAAAAATTAGCGAGTTACTTAAATGCTTCAATTGTTGTTAGCGATACAGACGTTAAGGATGCTTTTATTCAGCAAAATATGAAAATTTCTACAGAATATGCTTTTGTTGATATAAATACAATTGCTGATAATGAAATTTCCGTAAATGATTCTGAAATAGAAAAATATTATAATGAAAACACCGAAGAATTTAAAGTTGATGCACAAAGACAATTGAAATATGTACTTTTTAGCAATGCCCCAACAAAAGATGATTCAATTAGTGTTATGACTAATTTATCTGCAATTGTTAAAAAAATTGAAGGCGACACAACAACATTTAAATCCTACGTGGAAATTTATTCCGAAAAACCATACTCAAAAGATACACTCGCTTTAACAATGTTCGGAGGAGAAGCCGGTTTACAAATTTCAAAAGCTGCAAACGGAAGTTTAGTTGGTCCGGTTCTAACAAACGAAGGATATGTTGTTTATAAATTAGAAAATACAGTTCCCAGCAAAGAATCACTCGTAAAAGCTTCACACATTTTAGTAAAACATGGAACAGATGAAAATGCGGCAAAAGCTAAAATTGATGGAATTTATAATCAACTTTTAAAAGGTGCTAATTTTGAAGTTACTGCAAAACAAGCTTCAGAAGACGGAAGTGCAAGAAACGGCGGCGATTTAGGTTGGTTTGGTAAAGGTCAAATGGTTAAAGAATTTGAAAATGCTTCGTTTAATGGAAAAATTGGAGAAATTCAAAAACCGGTTAGAACTCAATTTGGTTTTCATATTATTAAAGTTACCGGAAAAAGCGATAAAAAATATATTGTAGAAAAAATTGTAAATGAAATAAAAGCATCGGCTACAACGGTTGATAAGGCTTACGATAAAGCAAATGATTTTGCATATATAGCTGAGAAAAATGATTTTATTACCGAAGCAGAATTATTAAAAATGGAAGTTAAAGAAACTCCTCAAATTACTGAAGAATCCAAAGTTGTTCCCGGAGTTGGATCAAGCGTAGCTTTAGTAAAATTTGCTTTTGAAAATGGATTAAATGATGTAAGTTCTGTTTTCAAAGTTCAAGCCGGATATGTTGTTGCAATGGTTTCAAAAATTGAAAATGCCGGAAAAAAACCTTTAGAAGAAGTAAAAGAAATTATCAAATCTAAAGTTTTACGAGAGAAAAAATTTGAAAAATCTAAATCAATTTGTACAGATATAAAAACTAAAATTGGCGGAACAAAAGATTTTGCAAAAGCTGCTGAAGTTTATAGTAAAGTTAAAGTTTCCGGAGTTGCAAATTTTGCTCCCAACGGAAATGTTCCAGGCGTTGGTCGTGATTTAGCATTTACTCAAGCTTCATTAGATTCAAAAATAAATGAAATAACAAATCCGGTAAAAGGCGCAAGGGGATATTATCTTTTAAAAGTAACTCAAAGAACACCAATTGATTCTACAATCTTTTCGATTCAGAAAAATTCAATTAGAGAAAATTTATTAGCTCAAAAGAAGAATATGGTTTTTGCAGAATGGATTGAAAGTCTAAAGAAAGAAGCAGATATTGAAGATAATAGATATCAATTTTTTAGATAA
- a CDS encoding inorganic phosphate transporter — MDIVVLIILLALVFDFYNGMNDAANSIATIVSTRVLTPLQAVTWAAFFNFVAAFAFGVSVATTIGKGLVDVNVVDNFVIFSGIVGAIILTATATHFGLPISVSHAIIGGYGGAAITKAGIGAIIISGYTKVVLFIFLAPLIGFIGATFFSIITLWIVKNQSPSKVDKYFRKLQLVSAAVYSLSHGSNDAQKTIGIITIVLFTNNLLGETFYVPFWVIILSHSVIALGTLFGGWKVIRTLGMRVTKLTPFGGFSAESSAGLTIIGATLAGIPVSTTHTITGAIIGVGSLKGFSAVRWGVARNILWAWILTIPLSALFAMLTYLIATGIFK; from the coding sequence ATGGATATTGTTGTACTGATTATTCTCCTCGCACTTGTATTTGATTTTTATAATGGAATGAATGATGCTGCAAATTCAATTGCAACAATAGTTTCTACAAGAGTTTTAACACCATTACAAGCAGTTACGTGGGCAGCTTTTTTCAATTTTGTGGCTGCTTTTGCATTTGGAGTTAGTGTTGCAACTACAATTGGAAAAGGTTTGGTAGATGTAAATGTTGTTGATAATTTTGTGATTTTTTCCGGAATTGTTGGAGCAATAATTTTAACAGCTACTGCTACTCATTTTGGTTTACCAATTAGCGTTTCGCATGCAATTATTGGAGGTTATGGCGGTGCCGCAATTACAAAAGCCGGAATTGGTGCTATAATTATTTCCGGATATACAAAAGTTGTACTTTTTATCTTTCTTGCTCCGTTGATTGGATTTATTGGAGCTACGTTTTTTTCAATTATAACTTTGTGGATTGTAAAAAATCAATCTCCAAGTAAAGTAGATAAATATTTCAGAAAGCTACAATTAGTTTCTGCAGCAGTTTATAGTCTTAGTCACGGTTCAAATGATGCACAAAAAACAATTGGAATAATAACAATTGTATTATTTACAAATAATTTACTTGGCGAAACATTTTATGTTCCTTTTTGGGTGATTATTCTAAGCCATTCTGTTATTGCATTGGGTACATTGTTTGGAGGCTGGAAAGTAATCAGAACTTTGGGAATGAGAGTAACAAAACTTACACCATTCGGCGGTTTTAGTGCTGAATCTTCCGCTGGTTTAACTATAATTGGAGCAACTTTAGCTGGAATACCAGTTAGCACAACTCATACAATTACTGGTGCAATTATTGGGGTTGGATCTTTAAAAGGTTTTTCTGCTGTACGCTGGGGAGTTGCAAGAAATATTTTATGGGCTTGGATTTTAACAATTCCTTTATCAGCATTATTTGCAATGTTAACTTATTTAATTGCCACTGGAATATTTAAGTAG
- a CDS encoding DUF47 family protein, translated as MFKKLLPKEEKYFEDFKTMISQIEEMAVITEKIFSFDDQKANILKMKPLELRCDETAQKITKRLNKTYVTPFDREDIFALIKRLDDISDMLLGATVRVDTFHIDKKIDYADKLALIIRAQVKELGVAIQDLKVKRINELKAVKDLEGEADKVYQLAIKELFENEKDAIELIKKKEIIDLLERTSDKCQSTANVILAIFIKNT; from the coding sequence ATGTTTAAAAAATTATTACCAAAAGAAGAAAAATATTTTGAAGATTTCAAAACGATGATTTCGCAAATTGAGGAAATGGCGGTTATTACGGAGAAAATATTCTCGTTTGATGATCAAAAAGCAAATATTTTGAAAATGAAACCGCTTGAATTAAGATGTGACGAAACTGCGCAAAAAATTACAAAAAGATTAAATAAAACTTATGTCACTCCGTTTGATCGCGAAGATATTTTTGCACTTATAAAAAGACTTGATGACATCAGCGATATGCTTTTAGGAGCTACAGTTAGAGTTGATACATTTCATATTGATAAAAAAATTGATTATGCCGATAAACTTGCTTTGATAATTCGTGCACAAGTAAAAGAATTGGGAGTTGCAATTCAAGATTTGAAAGTTAAGCGAATAAACGAATTGAAAGCGGTGAAAGATCTTGAAGGTGAAGCAGACAAAGTATATCAGCTGGCAATTAAGGAATTATTTGAAAATGAAAAAGATGCAATTGAACTCATAAAGAAAAAAGAAATTATTGATCTTCTGGAAAGAACCAGCGATAAATGCCAATCAACAGCTAATGTAATCTTAGCAATTTTTATAAAGAACACATAA
- a CDS encoding outer membrane beta-barrel protein, with amino-acid sequence MINTGFLFAQYDENNFSIGIGYNYTTSSKIFLNPNAADIFDQNQYFDIGDFQNYSFDFRYKLNDLIILGLSSEYLTNSESGRNLTSPIFIVEDGFEIYPIELSIYYFLPFSTENFKFFFGGGLGIYLGNRTRNFGNVEFEKIDSEIGYGIQVSTGMDYMVLDNISLRGEIRFRDPDFKVTNKYNDKTVIYEGTTYTVSATNLISRINVDGITFRIGAALHF; translated from the coding sequence TTGATAAATACAGGCTTTCTATTTGCTCAATATGATGAAAATAATTTCTCAATCGGAATTGGATATAATTATACAACATCATCTAAAATTTTTCTAAACCCAAATGCCGCTGATATTTTTGATCAAAATCAATATTTCGATATTGGTGATTTTCAAAATTATTCTTTTGATTTTAGATACAAACTGAATGATTTAATAATTCTTGGATTATCATCCGAATATTTAACAAATAGCGAAAGCGGAAGAAACTTAACTTCCCCAATTTTTATTGTTGAAGATGGTTTTGAAATTTATCCCATTGAACTTTCTATTTATTATTTTCTTCCTTTTTCTACCGAAAATTTTAAATTCTTTTTTGGCGGTGGTTTGGGAATTTATTTGGGAAATAGAACAAGAAATTTCGGCAATGTAGAATTTGAAAAAATTGATTCGGAAATCGGATACGGAATTCAAGTTAGCACCGGTATGGATTATATGGTTTTAGATAATATTTCTCTTCGCGGTGAAATTCGTTTTAGAGATCCGGATTTTAAAGTAACCAATAAATACAATGATAAAACCGTAATTTATGAAGGAACAACTTATACGGTTTCCGCGACAAACTTAATTTCAAGAATTAATGTTGATGGAATTACTTTCCGAATTGGTGCGGCGCTTCATTTCTAA
- a CDS encoding shikimate kinase, translating to MIERIYLTGFMTSGKSTLGRILANCIGWNFFDLDVEICVDEKKTVTEIFDTNGENYFRNIESLKLRNLSAHKNVVISLGGGTLISDENVKFIKENGHLIYLRVSPEVIYTRIKKKTDRPLFKELVIAENPKEVFLNKINNMLSEREPYYQQANLIFDVDNSPIGQTVDRFVKIINRVILEKNKN from the coding sequence ATGATTGAAAGAATTTATCTTACCGGATTTATGACAAGCGGAAAAAGTACGTTGGGAAGAATTTTAGCGAATTGTATTGGTTGGAATTTTTTCGATCTTGATGTTGAAATTTGCGTTGACGAAAAAAAAACTGTTACAGAAATTTTTGATACTAACGGTGAAAATTATTTTAGAAATATTGAAAGTTTAAAATTGAGAAATTTATCCGCACATAAAAATGTCGTAATCTCTCTTGGCGGCGGAACTTTGATAAGCGATGAAAATGTTAAATTTATTAAAGAGAACGGACATTTAATTTATTTGCGTGTTTCACCGGAAGTAATTTATACGAGGATAAAGAAAAAAACTGATCGTCCGTTGTTCAAAGAATTGGTAATTGCTGAAAATCCGAAAGAAGTTTTTCTAAATAAAATAAATAATATGTTAAGTGAAAGAGAACCGTATTATCAGCAAGCAAATCTAATTTTTGATGTTGATAATTCTCCAATTGGACAAACAGTTGATAGATTTGTTAAAATTATAAATAGAGTTATACTTGAAAAAAATAAAAATTAA